The following are from one region of the Hydrogenophaga sp. BPS33 genome:
- the gspE gene encoding type II secretion system ATPase GspE — MKYPLPYAFAREHQWLVEDDGATLTLLGSSTPAPDSGTQTRRLSALSEILRQHPVNDIHWENGDVLKQRISAAYAQGESSAAAVVSEVQSDADLSRMMQELPAIEDLLETADDAPIIRMLNALLTQAARDGASDIHIEPYERHSSVRFRVDGTLREVVQPNRALHAALISRLKIMAELDISEKRLPQDGRISLRIGTRAVDVRVSTLPSAHGERAVLRLLDKSESKLNLEAVGMQGDVLGRFRKLIGQPHGIILVTGPTGSGKTTTLYAALQRLDASALNIMTVEDPIEYELPGVGQTQVNARIELTFAKALRAILRQDPDVIMIGEIRDFETAQIAIQASLTGHLVLATLHTNDAPSAVTRLTDMGVEPFLLSSSLLGVLAQRLVRKLCLHCRRQDDKGLWHPVGCEYCNQSGYKGRTGIYELMVADEQIRALIHNRAAESKIFVAAEAAGLRSMRADGQRLIEEGVTSPEEVMSVTRD, encoded by the coding sequence GTGAAGTACCCGTTGCCCTACGCCTTTGCCCGCGAGCACCAGTGGCTCGTCGAGGACGATGGCGCCACGCTGACCCTCCTGGGCAGCAGCACGCCCGCGCCCGACTCGGGCACGCAGACGCGACGCCTCTCGGCGCTCTCGGAAATCCTGCGCCAGCACCCAGTGAACGACATTCACTGGGAAAACGGCGACGTGCTCAAACAGCGCATCAGCGCGGCCTACGCGCAAGGCGAATCCAGTGCGGCTGCCGTGGTGAGCGAGGTGCAGAGCGATGCCGACCTGAGCCGCATGATGCAGGAGCTGCCGGCGATCGAAGACTTGCTGGAAACGGCCGACGATGCGCCCATCATCCGCATGCTCAACGCCTTGCTCACGCAGGCCGCGCGCGATGGTGCGAGCGACATCCACATCGAACCCTACGAGCGCCATTCGAGCGTGCGCTTCCGCGTCGACGGCACCTTGCGCGAGGTGGTGCAACCCAACCGCGCGCTGCACGCCGCGCTGATCTCGCGCCTGAAGATCATGGCCGAGCTCGACATCTCCGAAAAACGCCTGCCGCAGGATGGCCGCATCTCGCTGCGCATCGGCACCCGCGCGGTGGACGTGCGCGTCTCCACGCTGCCCAGCGCACATGGCGAGCGCGCGGTGCTGCGCCTGCTCGACAAGAGCGAGAGCAAGCTGAACCTGGAAGCCGTGGGCATGCAGGGCGATGTGCTGGGGCGTTTCCGCAAGCTCATCGGCCAGCCGCACGGCATCATCCTCGTGACCGGCCCGACCGGCTCGGGCAAGACCACCACGCTGTACGCCGCGTTGCAGCGCCTGGACGCCAGCGCGCTCAACATCATGACGGTGGAAGACCCGATCGAATACGAGCTGCCGGGCGTGGGCCAAACCCAGGTGAACGCACGCATCGAACTCACCTTCGCCAAGGCCTTGCGCGCCATCCTGCGCCAGGACCCGGACGTGATCATGATCGGCGAAATCCGCGATTTCGAAACCGCGCAGATCGCCATCCAGGCCTCGCTCACCGGCCACCTGGTGCTGGCCACGCTGCACACCAACGACGCGCCCAGCGCCGTGACCCGCCTCACCGACATGGGCGTCGAGCCCTTCCTGTTGAGCTCCTCGCTGCTGGGCGTGCTCGCGCAGCGGCTGGTGCGCAAGCTCTGCCTGCACTGCCGCCGCCAGGACGACAAGGGCCTGTGGCACCCGGTGGGCTGCGAGTATTGCAACCAGAGCGGCTACAAGGGCCGCACCGGCATCTACGAGCTGATGGTCGCCGACGAGCAGATCCGCGCCCTGATCCACAACCGGGCCGCCGAAAGCAAGATCTTCGTGGCCGCCGAGGCCGCCGGCCTGCGCTCCATGCGCGCCGATGGACAGCGCCTGATCGAAGAAGGTGTGACGTCGCCCGAAGAGGTCATGTCCGTGACCCGCGACTGA
- the gspF gene encoding type II secretion system inner membrane protein GspF, with protein sequence MPAYTFEALDAQGATQKGLIDADTARAARSMLRARQLVPLLVEPAMGSASGAMSKGLNITLWGGRVFNATALAVWTRQLAGLVAAGLPLERALSALTEEAEDEKQRNLMASLRSEVNAGAPFARALSQHPREFSPIYTGVIAAGEQSGLLGTVLERLADDLEAREALKNKIIAASLYPAIVTLVAIVIVVFLVSYVVPQVANVFAGSKRALPFLTVVMLGLSDFVRTYGWLMLGALALGVGGVVFARRSETIRLSMDATWLRLPLVGRLARGYNAARFAATLAMLAAAGVPILRALQTAADTLSNQAMRVDALDALVLVREGAPLASALGSKKRFPPLVSMFARLGEQTGQLPAMLERAAKQLGDEVQRRAMHMATILEPLLIVGMGLVVMLIVLAVLMPIIQLNQLVT encoded by the coding sequence ATGCCTGCATATACCTTCGAAGCCCTGGACGCGCAGGGCGCCACCCAGAAAGGCCTGATCGACGCCGACACCGCGCGCGCGGCGCGCAGCATGTTGCGCGCGCGCCAGCTGGTGCCGCTGTTGGTCGAGCCCGCCATGGGTTCGGCCAGTGGCGCCATGTCCAAGGGGCTGAACATCACACTCTGGGGCGGGCGCGTGTTCAACGCCACGGCGCTCGCGGTCTGGACGCGCCAACTCGCCGGCCTGGTCGCCGCCGGCTTGCCGCTGGAGCGCGCGTTGTCGGCGCTCACCGAAGAAGCCGAGGACGAGAAACAGCGCAACCTCATGGCCTCGCTGCGCTCCGAAGTGAATGCCGGCGCACCTTTTGCCCGCGCGCTGTCGCAGCATCCGCGCGAGTTCTCGCCGATCTACACCGGCGTGATCGCGGCCGGCGAACAAAGCGGCCTGCTCGGCACGGTGCTCGAACGCCTGGCCGACGATCTCGAAGCGCGCGAAGCGCTCAAGAACAAGATCATCGCGGCCTCGCTGTACCCCGCCATCGTCACGCTGGTGGCCATCGTCATCGTGGTGTTCCTGGTGTCGTACGTGGTGCCGCAGGTGGCCAACGTGTTCGCGGGCAGCAAGCGCGCCCTGCCCTTCCTCACGGTGGTGATGCTCGGCCTGAGCGATTTCGTGCGCACCTACGGTTGGCTCATGCTGGGTGCTCTGGCGCTGGGCGTGGGTGGCGTGGTGTTCGCGCGCCGCAGCGAAACCATCCGCCTGAGCATGGACGCGACCTGGCTGCGCCTGCCGCTGGTGGGCCGCCTGGCGCGCGGCTACAACGCGGCGCGCTTCGCGGCCACGCTGGCCATGCTGGCGGCCGCGGGCGTGCCGATCCTGCGCGCACTGCAGACCGCGGCCGACACCTTGTCCAACCAGGCCATGCGCGTCGACGCGCTCGACGCGCTGGTGCTGGTGCGCGAGGGCGCGCCGCTGGCCTCCGCGCTCGGCAGCAAGAAGCGCTTTCCGCCGCTGGTCTCGATGTTCGCGCGCCTGGGCGAGCAGACCGGGCAACTGCCCGCCATGCTGGAGCGCGCCGCCAAGCAGCTCGGCGACGAGGTTCAGCGCCGCGCCATGCACATGGCCACCATTCTGGAACCCTTGCTGATCGTGGGCATGGGCCTGGTGGTGATGCTGATCGTGCTGGCCGTTCTGATGCCGATCATCCAACTGAACCAACTCGTGACCTGA
- a CDS encoding 5'-nucleotidase: MGVSLDGKLVVAISSRALFDFEEENRLFETGDDRAYMQLQLDRLEQPAAPGVAFSLVHKLLAFNDAEAQRVEVVILSRNDPVSGMRVFRSAKHYGLPIQRGSFTRGQPPWRYLRPLRANLFLSTHLADVRAALEAGVPAAQVYPQSVHASSEHPNEVRIAFDGDAVLFSDEAERVFQTQGLSAFQAHEADKATMPLEGGPFKPLLEALHRLQSEGTPLMRVRTALVTARSAPAHERAIRTLMNWNIEVDEAMFLGGLPKGEFLREFEPDFFFDDQTGHIESAARHVPAGHVASGVSNAG; this comes from the coding sequence ATGGGTGTTTCCCTCGACGGCAAACTCGTCGTCGCCATTTCTTCCCGCGCGCTGTTCGACTTCGAAGAAGAGAACCGCCTGTTCGAAACCGGCGACGACCGCGCCTACATGCAACTGCAGCTGGACCGGCTGGAGCAGCCTGCCGCGCCCGGGGTGGCGTTTTCGCTGGTGCACAAGCTGCTCGCGTTCAACGATGCCGAGGCGCAGCGCGTGGAAGTGGTGATCCTCTCGCGCAACGACCCGGTCTCGGGCATGCGCGTGTTCCGCTCCGCCAAGCACTACGGCCTGCCGATCCAGCGCGGCAGCTTCACGCGCGGCCAGCCGCCGTGGCGCTACCTGCGCCCCTTGCGCGCCAATCTGTTTCTCTCCACCCACCTGGCCGACGTGCGCGCCGCGCTCGAAGCGGGCGTGCCCGCCGCGCAGGTGTACCCGCAGTCGGTACACGCCAGCAGCGAGCACCCCAACGAGGTGCGCATCGCCTTCGACGGCGACGCCGTGCTGTTCTCCGACGAGGCCGAGCGCGTGTTCCAGACGCAAGGCCTTTCGGCCTTCCAGGCACACGAGGCCGACAAAGCCACCATGCCCTTGGAAGGCGGGCCGTTCAAACCGCTGCTCGAAGCCCTGCACCGCCTGCAAAGCGAAGGCACACCGCTCATGCGCGTGCGCACCGCCCTCGTCACCGCGCGCAGCGCACCGGCGCACGAGCGCGCCATCCGCACGCTGATGAACTGGAACATCGAGGTGGACGAGGCCATGTTCCTCGGTGGCTTGCCCAAGGGCGAATTCCTGCGCGAGTTCGAACCCGACTTCTTCTTCGACGACCAGACCGGTCACATCGAGTCGGCCGCGCGGCATGTGCCTGCGGGCCATGTGGCCAGCGGCGTGAGCAACGCCGGCTGA
- a CDS encoding flavin reductase family protein, with the protein MHQFSCIDGAALDTATAYRLLVGCVVPRPVAWITTVDKKGRVNAAPFSSFNYVATSPPMLAVNIARRAGDGATKDTARNIAATREFVVNVATEHDMEVMHHTGQEFPADVSETDALSIGLLPSRHMRAPRIASSPVQMECRLDQAVVLGRGINTLYIGEVVAFHLSDAVYDGNRVDSVAMRPIARLGGPFYAGLGEIFHRPMLQRPPGGEGWQG; encoded by the coding sequence ATGCACCAGTTCAGCTGCATCGACGGCGCGGCGCTGGACACCGCTACCGCCTACCGCCTGCTGGTGGGCTGCGTGGTGCCGCGACCGGTCGCCTGGATCACCACCGTGGACAAGAAAGGCCGCGTCAATGCGGCGCCCTTCAGCTCGTTCAACTATGTGGCGACCAGCCCGCCGATGCTGGCGGTGAACATCGCGCGCCGCGCCGGCGATGGCGCCACCAAAGACACGGCACGCAACATTGCAGCCACGCGTGAGTTCGTCGTCAATGTCGCGACCGAGCACGACATGGAGGTGATGCACCACACGGGCCAGGAATTTCCTGCCGACGTCAGCGAGACAGATGCGCTTTCGATCGGCCTGCTGCCCAGCCGGCACATGCGCGCGCCGCGCATCGCCAGTTCGCCGGTGCAGATGGAATGCCGGCTCGACCAGGCCGTCGTGCTGGGTCGCGGCATCAACACGCTCTACATCGGCGAGGTGGTCGCGTTCCACCTTTCGGATGCGGTCTACGACGGCAACCGGGTCGACTCGGTGGCCATGCGGCCGATCGCACGCCTCGGCGGCCCCTTCTACGCAGGGCTCGGCGAGATCTTCCACCGGCCCATGCTGCAGCGTCCGCCTGGCGGTGAAGGCTGGCAGGGCTGA
- a CDS encoding alpha/beta fold hydrolase, translating into METNLPTPHLPWPGRHVAVPGASLWTVDSGGTGTPLVLLHANTGTAQSWQEQFGPFCAAGYRVIAFDRRGWGRSETVPGTGEQPGSVAEDLDALAGQLGLARFHLLGIAGGGFVALDYAAWRPERVLRLAICASNGRFTEPGMQAFYERIAVPGLTGRHEVRPWLEVGAAYRAENPEGFARFCAMEHNAQQAGAPAQPLRTPNTFSKIAAIPHDTLVLMGGADLLAPPALMRAWARHLPRTTIATIPDGGHSLNWERPREFNDAVLRFLASPLPTT; encoded by the coding sequence ATGGAAACAAATCTCCCCACGCCCCATCTCCCCTGGCCTGGCCGGCACGTGGCCGTTCCCGGTGCGAGCCTGTGGACCGTGGACAGTGGCGGCACCGGCACCCCCCTGGTGCTGTTGCACGCCAACACCGGCACGGCACAGTCGTGGCAGGAACAGTTCGGGCCATTTTGTGCCGCAGGATACCGGGTCATCGCGTTCGACCGCCGCGGCTGGGGACGCAGCGAGACCGTGCCCGGCACTGGGGAGCAGCCGGGCAGTGTGGCGGAAGACCTCGACGCGCTGGCCGGCCAGCTCGGGCTGGCACGGTTTCACCTGCTCGGCATCGCCGGGGGTGGCTTCGTCGCGCTCGACTATGCGGCCTGGCGGCCCGAGCGGGTGCTCAGGCTCGCGATCTGTGCCAGCAACGGACGTTTCACCGAACCCGGGATGCAGGCCTTCTACGAGCGCATCGCCGTCCCAGGTCTGACTGGGCGACACGAGGTGCGTCCCTGGCTCGAAGTGGGCGCCGCCTATCGCGCGGAAAACCCCGAAGGCTTCGCACGGTTCTGCGCGATGGAACACAACGCGCAGCAAGCGGGCGCGCCTGCACAGCCCCTGCGCACACCCAACACCTTCTCCAAGATCGCCGCCATCCCTCACGACACGCTGGTGCTGATGGGCGGTGCGGACCTGCTGGCGCCGCCCGCGCTGATGCGCGCCTGGGCCCGCCACCTGCCGCGCACGACGATCGCCACCATTCCCGACGGCGGCCATTCACTGAACTGGGAGAGGCCGCGTGAATTCAATGACGCGGTGCTTCGGTTCCTGGCCTCCCCCCTTCCCACCACTTGA
- a CDS encoding Bug family tripartite tricarboxylate transporter substrate binding protein yields the protein MTRPFIPHGTDPLLTRRTLLQLGACLTLPGGAAMAQTRVTRLVVPYTPGASNDIVARLFADAMARRTGNTWIVENKPGAGSMLGTEFVAKATPDGSTLLLCSAANMGVLPATRKTIRYNVPQDFTFLARVASSPYALTVRSSVPAANFAEFVKLAKARPGGIRVGASGIGALDYMGASMLNAELGIDLQIVPYKGMAGVLNDLRAGQIEAAIVSPGTIEPLAKEGHVRVLTVLDDRRSAVLPEVPSSVDIGQPRLKVVNWWGIAGPARMPAATADALRQDMAAVLANPAFTRSIDDKGYDPAALVGEPFTRHVASDLAVWKGVASQARISIDE from the coding sequence ATGACCAGGCCCTTCATCCCCCACGGCACGGACCCACTGCTGACCCGCCGCACCCTGCTGCAGCTCGGCGCCTGCCTGACGCTGCCCGGCGGCGCTGCCATGGCCCAGACGCGCGTGACCCGGCTGGTCGTGCCCTACACGCCGGGCGCATCGAACGACATCGTGGCGCGCCTGTTCGCCGATGCCATGGCCAGGCGCACCGGCAACACATGGATCGTGGAAAACAAGCCGGGTGCGGGTTCGATGCTGGGTACCGAATTCGTCGCCAAGGCAACGCCCGACGGCAGCACCCTGCTGCTGTGTTCGGCGGCCAACATGGGCGTGTTGCCCGCCACGCGCAAGACGATCCGCTACAACGTGCCGCAGGACTTCACCTTCCTGGCGCGTGTCGCGAGCTCGCCCTACGCGCTTACCGTGCGCTCCTCGGTGCCAGCGGCCAACTTCGCCGAGTTCGTCAAGCTCGCCAAGGCCCGTCCGGGTGGCATCCGCGTGGGCGCATCGGGCATAGGCGCCCTCGACTACATGGGCGCATCGATGCTGAATGCGGAGTTGGGCATCGATCTGCAGATCGTGCCCTACAAGGGCATGGCCGGCGTGCTGAACGACCTGAGGGCTGGGCAGATCGAGGCCGCGATCGTCAGTCCCGGCACGATCGAACCGCTGGCAAAGGAAGGCCACGTGCGGGTGCTGACCGTGCTGGACGACCGGCGCAGCGCCGTGTTGCCCGAGGTCCCGTCGTCTGTGGACATCGGGCAGCCCAGGCTGAAGGTGGTCAACTGGTGGGGCATCGCGGGGCCGGCGCGCATGCCGGCGGCCACCGCCGACGCCTTGCGGCAGGACATGGCGGCGGTGCTGGCCAACCCGGCATTCACCAGGTCGATCGACGACAAGGGCTACGACCCGGCCGCGCTGGTAGGCGAGCCGTTCACCCGCCACGTGGCGAGCGACCTCGCGGTCTGGAAGGGCGTTGCCTCGCAAGCCCGGATTTCGATCGACGAGTGA
- a CDS encoding ABC transporter ATP-binding protein/permease, with product MTTTTTTDAEPAAPRPARFWPMLKNVGAFAMPYFQSEEKWRARGLLLAVVLLNLGTVYMLVQINEWYRVFYDALQNKDQAVFWQQIGRFGWLALIYIVLAVYKFYLTQILQLRWRVWLTDHYMGRWLAHKAFYRMELARYTSDEHGNPDNPDQRIQEDLNLFTSYTVTLSMGMFNALITLVSFVGILWTLSGSLTFTVPGFLGGGQWEIVGYMVWAAVLYCLVGSAIAHWIGRPQVRLNFQQQMFEANFRHHMVRVREYSESIALDGGEGVERRHLDLRFRDVMGNYFSLIRNQKQLTWFSSFFAQAAIIFPMIVAAPRYFSGAIQLGQLMQINSAFGRVQDSLSWLVDNYMALAVWKATTDRLTGFEKSLQYQSATREKLSTTASDDHIRAQHLDVALPDGSTLLADVNVDVKPGDTVLLHGPSGSGKSSLFRAFSGIWPHARGHVALPKDTMFIPQRPYFPDGRLRDALAYPDPADRYTDAELREALEAALLPGLSDQLDREDAWSQKLSGGERQRLAIARVMLKNPAWVLADEATSALDEEAEATIYQRLVDRVKQAHGAIVSIAHRSTLAAHHRQRWALRANTAEQGARYRLDISTD from the coding sequence ATGACGACGACCACCACCACCGACGCCGAACCCGCCGCTCCCCGCCCTGCCCGCTTCTGGCCCATGCTCAAGAACGTCGGCGCCTTCGCCATGCCCTACTTCCAGTCCGAGGAGAAGTGGCGTGCGCGCGGCTTGCTGCTGGCCGTGGTGCTGCTCAACCTGGGCACGGTCTACATGCTGGTGCAGATCAACGAGTGGTACCGCGTGTTCTACGACGCGCTGCAGAACAAGGACCAGGCGGTGTTCTGGCAGCAGATCGGGCGCTTCGGCTGGCTCGCGCTGATCTACATCGTGCTCGCGGTCTACAAGTTCTACCTCACGCAGATCCTGCAACTGCGCTGGCGTGTCTGGCTCACCGACCACTACATGGGCCGCTGGCTCGCCCACAAGGCCTTCTACCGCATGGAGCTGGCGCGCTACACCTCCGATGAGCACGGCAACCCCGACAACCCGGACCAGCGCATCCAGGAAGACCTCAACCTCTTCACGAGCTACACCGTCACGCTCTCCATGGGCATGTTCAACGCCCTCATCACGCTGGTGAGCTTCGTCGGCATTCTCTGGACGCTCAGTGGATCGCTGACCTTCACCGTGCCCGGCTTCCTGGGCGGCGGGCAATGGGAGATCGTGGGCTACATGGTGTGGGCCGCGGTGCTGTACTGCCTGGTGGGCAGCGCCATCGCGCACTGGATCGGCCGCCCGCAGGTGCGCCTGAACTTCCAGCAGCAGATGTTCGAGGCCAACTTTCGCCACCACATGGTGCGGGTGCGCGAGTACAGCGAATCGATCGCGCTGGACGGCGGCGAAGGTGTGGAGCGCCGCCATCTCGACCTGCGGTTTCGCGACGTGATGGGCAACTACTTCAGCCTCATCCGCAACCAGAAGCAGCTCACCTGGTTCAGCAGCTTCTTCGCGCAGGCCGCCATCATCTTCCCCATGATCGTGGCCGCACCGCGCTACTTCAGCGGCGCGATCCAGCTCGGCCAGCTGATGCAGATCAACTCGGCCTTCGGCCGTGTGCAGGACTCGCTGTCCTGGCTGGTGGACAACTACATGGCGCTCGCGGTGTGGAAGGCCACCACCGACCGGCTCACCGGCTTCGAGAAGAGCCTGCAGTACCAGTCGGCCACGCGCGAGAAGCTGAGCACCACCGCGTCGGACGACCACATCCGCGCGCAACACCTCGACGTGGCCTTGCCCGATGGCAGCACGCTGCTGGCCGATGTGAACGTGGACGTGAAGCCCGGCGACACCGTGCTGCTGCACGGCCCCTCGGGCAGCGGCAAGTCCAGCCTGTTCCGCGCGTTCTCGGGCATCTGGCCGCACGCGCGCGGCCATGTGGCGCTGCCCAAGGACACCATGTTCATACCGCAGCGCCCGTATTTCCCCGACGGCCGTCTGCGCGACGCGCTGGCCTACCCCGATCCGGCCGACCGGTACACGGACGCCGAATTGCGCGAGGCGCTCGAAGCCGCCTTGCTGCCCGGCTTGAGCGACCAGCTCGACCGCGAAGATGCCTGGAGCCAGAAGCTCTCGGGCGGCGAACGCCAACGCCTGGCGATCGCGCGCGTGATGTTGAAGAATCCCGCCTGGGTACTGGCCGACGAGGCCACCAGCGCGCTCGACGAAGAAGCCGAGGCCACGATCTACCAGCGCCTGGTCGATCGCGTGAAGCAAGCGCACGGCGCGATCGTCTCGATCGCGCACCGCTCCACCTTGGCGGCACACCACCGCCAGCGCTGGGCCTTGCGCGCCAACACAGCGGAGCAAGGCGCACGCTACCGCCTGGATATCTCGACCGACTGA
- a CDS encoding IS110 family transposase translates to MQEVHVFIGVDVAKAELVVATASQPGCRSIANEVGAISAWLRELPDNTLVAMESTGRYHQLLATLAHAAGLQVFVLNARDVFFYARALGARAKTDRLDAHVIARYLLEHHEHLHPWQACCPALAQVNTLLAQRWTVVTKRTALHQSLQGCDAAIAAELGALDAAFATLLKAMDARIAALFAKDARLAEQRALLQSIVGVGAQSSALLASVLAQLDFASADALVAYSGLDPRACDSGRSRGHRRLSKRGQPALRRQMYLAAMSACHTKTFEATYKALRQRGLKTTEALVVLARKLLRIAFAVWRSGKPFEPQRYAPSA, encoded by the coding sequence ATGCAAGAAGTCCATGTGTTCATCGGGGTAGATGTGGCCAAGGCCGAACTCGTCGTCGCCACGGCCTCCCAACCAGGATGCCGCAGCATCGCCAACGAGGTCGGCGCCATCAGCGCCTGGCTGCGTGAGCTACCAGACAACACCCTTGTGGCCATGGAGTCCACCGGGCGCTACCACCAACTGCTCGCCACCCTGGCACACGCAGCGGGTCTGCAGGTGTTCGTGCTCAACGCCCGCGATGTGTTCTTCTACGCCCGCGCCCTGGGCGCTCGGGCCAAGACCGATCGGCTCGATGCCCATGTGATCGCCCGTTACCTTCTTGAACATCATGAGCACCTGCACCCCTGGCAGGCTTGCTGCCCCGCGCTCGCTCAGGTCAACACCCTGCTCGCGCAGCGTTGGACGGTAGTGACCAAACGCACCGCGCTGCACCAGTCGCTACAGGGCTGTGATGCAGCCATCGCTGCCGAGCTAGGGGCCCTGGATGCGGCCTTCGCCACGCTGCTCAAGGCCATGGATGCGCGCATCGCAGCACTGTTCGCAAAGGATGCCCGCTTGGCAGAGCAACGGGCTTTACTGCAAAGCATCGTGGGCGTGGGCGCGCAAAGCAGTGCATTGCTGGCCAGCGTGCTGGCCCAGCTGGACTTTGCCAGCGCCGATGCCTTGGTGGCCTACAGTGGGCTGGACCCGCGTGCCTGTGATTCGGGCCGCAGTCGAGGCCACCGAAGGCTCTCAAAACGCGGACAACCGGCTCTACGACGCCAGATGTACCTCGCCGCCATGTCGGCCTGCCACACCAAGACATTTGAAGCCACGTACAAGGCTTTGCGCCAGCGCGGCCTGAAGACCACCGAAGCCCTCGTTGTACTGGCTCGCAAGCTCCTGCGTATCGCCTTTGCCGTCTGGCGCTCTGGCAAACCATTCGAGCCTCAGCGATATGCACCCAGCGCTTGA
- a CDS encoding LysR family transcriptional regulator: MNLRQIEVFRATMLAGSVTDAARLLHVSQPGISRMLGHIELQLGVRLFERNRGRLQPTPEAHALFAEVEQVYLGVNRIKERASALRAGGGQTLRVLASPSLVLELLPEAIASMVAAFPAARIHIESHLKRDMTRLLARGEADVGFSNLMVDHPPLVSEVVGRWTLSCVMPKGHRFEQAAHVSLAEVLGETLIAFAPDTPQGSFVDSALAEQLQTARSQIEVRSGQVACALVAAGCGIAVVDNLTARAWPSGKLSFRPIRRAPVHKIYRLRNPNFPSSALEDELVARFRREVESSPLRR, translated from the coding sequence ATGAACCTGCGACAGATCGAGGTCTTTCGCGCCACCATGCTGGCCGGTTCGGTGACCGATGCGGCCAGGCTGCTGCACGTGTCGCAACCGGGCATCAGCCGCATGCTGGGCCACATCGAATTGCAATTGGGGGTGCGCCTGTTCGAGCGCAACCGAGGGCGTTTGCAGCCCACGCCGGAAGCGCACGCGCTATTTGCCGAAGTGGAGCAGGTGTACCTGGGCGTGAACCGCATCAAGGAGCGCGCCAGCGCCTTGCGCGCCGGCGGTGGGCAGACCTTGCGGGTGCTGGCCAGTCCGAGCCTTGTGCTGGAGCTGCTGCCCGAGGCCATCGCCAGCATGGTGGCGGCCTTCCCCGCGGCCAGGATCCACATCGAATCGCACTTGAAGCGCGACATGACGCGCCTGCTTGCGCGCGGCGAGGCCGATGTCGGTTTCAGCAACCTGATGGTCGATCACCCGCCGCTGGTGTCCGAGGTGGTGGGGCGGTGGACGCTGAGCTGCGTCATGCCCAAGGGACACCGGTTCGAGCAGGCGGCCCATGTGTCCCTGGCCGAGGTGCTGGGAGAGACCTTGATCGCGTTCGCGCCCGACACGCCGCAGGGCTCGTTCGTGGACTCGGCGCTGGCCGAGCAACTGCAGACCGCGCGCTCGCAGATCGAGGTGCGCTCGGGGCAGGTGGCCTGCGCGCTGGTGGCCGCGGGTTGCGGCATTGCCGTGGTGGACAACCTCACCGCGCGGGCCTGGCCCAGCGGCAAGCTGAGCTTTCGGCCGATCCGCCGCGCGCCGGTGCACAAGATCTACCGCCTGCGCAACCCGAACTTTCCCAGTTCGGCGCTGGAAGACGAACTCGTCGCGCGCTTTCGCCGTGAAGTAGAGAGCTCCCCCCTGCGCCGCTGA